In one Pleomorphomonas sp. T1.2MG-36 genomic region, the following are encoded:
- a CDS encoding AraC family transcriptional regulator — MGNSVLDKLRQNGPGMTTMSLPRGRNLLHTMPTSTGYDIQTSKEYSWDGRKRGQTPFTVLQHTISGHGNLRYEDKHYRIGEGEAMLVLVPHNHRYWLEDGGRWEFFWISMNGEEALRLHRSVMAVTGPVLHLKPRTVETLADCCLRMMEGEGETPGAASALAYRAAMALYDDVFAGTYSDATQASPMAPVIRHILNNLQSDLSVDELAGVAGLSRAHFSRVFTATEGRPPSEYVLAERMRRAAKLLAVNTEISVKEVATLTGFSDPNYFSKVFRRFFGASPTEFRTTGMYATQTIGTDR, encoded by the coding sequence ATGGGTAATTCCGTGCTCGACAAACTGCGACAAAACGGCCCGGGAATGACGACAATGTCATTGCCGCGGGGGCGCAATCTGCTCCACACGATGCCGACCAGTACCGGCTATGATATTCAAACTTCAAAGGAATATTCCTGGGACGGACGCAAACGCGGGCAGACGCCATTCACGGTTCTCCAGCACACAATTTCGGGGCATGGAAATTTGCGCTACGAGGACAAGCACTATCGCATCGGCGAGGGCGAGGCGATGCTGGTGCTCGTGCCGCATAACCATCGCTACTGGCTGGAGGACGGCGGACGCTGGGAATTCTTCTGGATTTCCATGAACGGCGAGGAGGCGCTGAGACTGCACAGATCGGTCATGGCCGTAACCGGGCCCGTGCTTCACCTGAAGCCGCGCACGGTGGAGACGCTGGCCGACTGCTGCCTCCGGATGATGGAAGGCGAAGGCGAAACGCCGGGCGCCGCATCGGCCCTAGCCTACCGCGCCGCCATGGCGCTTTACGACGACGTCTTCGCCGGCACCTATTCGGACGCAACCCAGGCAAGCCCGATGGCGCCGGTGATCCGGCACATCCTCAACAATCTGCAGAGCGACTTGTCGGTCGATGAGCTGGCCGGCGTCGCAGGCCTCAGCCGCGCTCATTTCAGCCGCGTCTTCACCGCCACCGAGGGGCGGCCACCATCGGAATACGTCCTCGCCGAACGAATGCGCCGCGCTGCCAAGCTACTGGCCGTCAATACGGAGATCTCGGTGAAGGAAGTCGCGACCCTGACCGGATTCTCCGACCCCAACTACTTCTCGAAGGTGTTCCGCCGCTTCTTCGGGGCCAGCCCAACCGAGTTCCGCACCACCGGCATGTACGCCACGCAAACCATCGGCACGGACAGGTAA
- a CDS encoding urate hydroxylase PuuD, translating to MLSFAIEWLHILVRWFHLVVGIGWIGTSFFFIALDLSLRKRAKMNPGVYGTAWLVHGGGFYNVEKYAVAPEELPEDLVWYRWEAYLTFVSGFLLLTTVYYFNARAYLIDPSVADLAPWQAIVISVLSLLVGWLAYDGLMKHTTNDHPGLVVFCVFLMIVGFAALFSNVFSGRGAFIHVGALVGTMMAANVFRVIIPNQKKIAAALMAGERPDPALGLQGRQRSIHNNYLTLPVLLMMVSNHYPLLTGHPHGWLLVALILVIGGTVRHLLNRHEAGDPFRKYWWALPGAAVALALAVIATAPLPRSASVADASAVTDADVLRLTATHCVMCHSAKPTHEGFTEPPKGLVFTDVDHIRRYAPLIKMQAVDSEVMPLGNETGMTREERDALGGWIAANGG from the coding sequence ATGCTGAGCTTCGCCATTGAGTGGCTTCATATTCTGGTTCGCTGGTTCCATCTCGTGGTCGGCATCGGATGGATCGGCACCAGTTTCTTCTTCATTGCTCTCGACCTCAGCCTGCGCAAGCGGGCGAAGATGAACCCCGGCGTCTACGGCACGGCCTGGCTCGTGCATGGGGGTGGTTTCTATAACGTCGAGAAATACGCGGTGGCGCCCGAAGAGCTGCCGGAAGATCTCGTCTGGTACAGGTGGGAGGCCTACCTCACCTTCGTCTCCGGCTTTCTGCTCCTGACGACGGTCTACTATTTCAACGCCCGGGCCTATCTGATCGATCCCTCCGTGGCCGATCTCGCGCCATGGCAGGCGATCGTCATTTCGGTGCTGTCGCTGCTGGTTGGCTGGCTGGCCTATGACGGCCTCATGAAGCACACGACCAACGATCATCCCGGCCTTGTCGTCTTCTGCGTCTTCCTGATGATCGTCGGCTTCGCCGCGCTGTTCAGCAACGTATTCTCAGGGCGTGGCGCCTTCATCCACGTCGGCGCTCTGGTCGGTACCATGATGGCGGCCAACGTGTTCCGGGTGATCATCCCCAACCAGAAGAAGATCGCCGCCGCGTTGATGGCGGGCGAGAGGCCGGACCCGGCGCTGGGATTGCAGGGACGGCAACGTTCGATACACAACAACTACCTGACGCTGCCGGTGCTGCTGATGATGGTGTCCAACCATTATCCGCTGCTCACCGGCCATCCGCACGGCTGGCTTCTGGTGGCGCTGATTCTCGTCATCGGCGGCACGGTGCGACACCTTCTCAACCGCCACGAGGCAGGCGATCCATTCCGGAAATACTGGTGGGCCCTGCCCGGGGCGGCCGTCGCCCTCGCTCTGGCCGTCATCGCCACGGCGCCTTTGCCGCGCTCCGCCAGTGTGGCGGATGCCTCGGCCGTCACCGATGCCGACGTGCTTCGCCTCACCGCAACGCACTGCGTGATGTGCCATTCCGCCAAGCCAACCCATGAGGGATTCACCGAGCCGCCAAAGGGCCTCGTCTTCACCGATGTCGATCACATTCGCCGCTACGCGCCGCTCATCAAGATGCAGGCGGTCGATTCGGAAGTCATGCCGCTCGGCAACGAAACGGGCATGACGCGCGAGGAGCGCGACGCGCTGGGGGGCTGGATCGCTGCCAACGGCGGCTGA
- a CDS encoding BMP family ABC transporter substrate-binding protein, whose product MKKLALLAGTALALAVGAVSGASAADKLKACWVYTGPIGDFGYSYQHDQGRLAVEKELGDKVETAYVENVAEGPDAERVFERFAREGCGIVFGTSFGFMDAELKVAKKFPDVKFEHATGYKSAPNMGLYNARFYEGRYILGQIAAKESKKGLAGYIVSFPIPEVVMGINAFMLGAQSINPDFKVKIIWVNSWFDPGKEADAAKALFDQGADIMVQHTDSTAAMQVAEERGLKGFGQSSDMIKFAPKAQMTAIVDDWGPHYIKSVKAVLDGTWKADDVWEGIKDGTVHMAEYANMADETKKLAEETQAKIAGGWNPFTGPIVDQDGKERYAAGVVAPDGDLLGMNWYVKGVDDKLPQ is encoded by the coding sequence ATGAAGAAACTCGCGCTTCTTGCCGGTACGGCCCTGGCGCTCGCCGTCGGCGCCGTCTCCGGCGCTTCGGCCGCCGACAAGCTGAAGGCCTGCTGGGTCTACACCGGCCCGATCGGCGATTTCGGCTACTCCTACCAGCACGATCAGGGCCGCCTCGCCGTCGAGAAGGAACTTGGTGACAAGGTCGAGACCGCCTACGTCGAGAACGTCGCCGAGGGTCCGGATGCCGAGCGCGTCTTCGAACGCTTCGCCCGCGAAGGCTGCGGCATCGTCTTCGGCACCTCCTTCGGCTTCATGGATGCTGAACTCAAGGTGGCCAAGAAGTTCCCGGACGTGAAGTTCGAGCATGCCACCGGCTACAAGAGCGCGCCCAACATGGGTCTCTACAACGCTCGCTTCTATGAGGGCCGCTACATCCTCGGCCAGATCGCTGCCAAGGAATCGAAGAAGGGCCTCGCCGGCTACATCGTCTCATTCCCGATCCCCGAAGTGGTGATGGGCATCAACGCCTTCATGCTCGGCGCGCAGTCGATCAATCCCGACTTCAAGGTCAAGATCATTTGGGTGAACTCCTGGTTCGACCCGGGCAAGGAAGCCGACGCCGCCAAGGCGCTGTTCGACCAGGGTGCCGACATCATGGTCCAGCATACCGATTCGACGGCCGCCATGCAGGTCGCCGAAGAGCGCGGCCTGAAGGGCTTCGGCCAGTCGTCCGACATGATCAAGTTCGCGCCGAAGGCGCAGATGACCGCCATCGTCGATGATTGGGGTCCGCACTACATCAAGTCGGTCAAGGCCGTTCTCGACGGCACCTGGAAGGCCGATGACGTGTGGGAAGGCATCAAGGACGGCACCGTCCATATGGCCGAGTACGCCAACATGGCCGACGAAACCAAGAAGCTTGCCGAGGAAACGCAGGCCAAGATCGCTGGCGGCTGGAACCCCTTCACCGGCCCGATTGTCGATCAGGATGGCAAGGAGCGCTATGCGGCTGGCGTCGTTGCTCCGGATGGCGACCTCCTGGGCATGAACTGGTACGTCAAGGGCGTCGACGACAAGCTGCCGCAGTAA
- a CDS encoding ABC transporter permease — MLEAIILTIITAATPLLLAAIGELVVEKSGVLNLGVEGMMVMGAVAGFAVTISTGSPLLGIVGGAIAGMLVSLIFAFVTLTLVANQVASGLALTLFGLGLSGLMGESFVGQPGIKLQSLDVPGLTTLPFVGKILFGQDILVYLSFAAVFAVFWFLNRTRAGLILRAVGDNHTSAHALGYSVIGVRYLAVLFGGAMAGLGGAYLSVAYTPLWVENMTAGRGWIALALVVFASWMPWRAAIGAYLFGAVTVLQFHAQALGLGFPSQFLAMLPYLATVIVLVAISGNRRATLFNTPSSLGKPFVPDR; from the coding sequence ATGCTTGAGGCCATCATCCTCACCATCATCACGGCGGCGACGCCGCTCCTGCTGGCCGCAATCGGCGAACTGGTGGTGGAGAAATCCGGCGTCCTGAACCTCGGGGTCGAGGGCATGATGGTGATGGGAGCCGTCGCCGGCTTCGCCGTGACCATTTCCACCGGCAGCCCTCTGCTCGGCATCGTCGGCGGCGCCATTGCCGGCATGCTGGTTTCGCTTATCTTTGCCTTCGTGACGCTGACGCTGGTTGCCAACCAGGTGGCGTCCGGCCTCGCGCTGACGCTGTTCGGCCTCGGCCTCTCGGGGCTGATGGGCGAAAGCTTCGTCGGCCAGCCCGGCATCAAGCTCCAGAGTCTCGACGTCCCCGGCCTCACCACCTTGCCGTTCGTCGGCAAGATCCTGTTCGGGCAGGATATTCTCGTCTACCTGTCCTTTGCGGCGGTGTTCGCCGTCTTCTGGTTCCTCAACCGCACGCGCGCCGGCCTGATCCTGCGCGCCGTCGGCGACAACCACACCTCGGCCCACGCCCTCGGCTATTCGGTGATCGGCGTGCGGTATCTCGCGGTCCTCTTCGGCGGTGCCATGGCCGGTCTCGGGGGCGCCTATCTGTCGGTCGCCTATACCCCGCTGTGGGTGGAGAACATGACCGCCGGCCGCGGCTGGATCGCGCTGGCTCTGGTGGTGTTTGCCTCCTGGATGCCTTGGCGGGCCGCCATCGGCGCCTACCTGTTCGGCGCGGTGACGGTGTTGCAGTTCCATGCCCAGGCGCTCGGCCTCGGCTTCCCGTCCCAGTTCCTGGCCATGCTGCCCTACCTTGCCACGGTGATCGTGCTGGTTGCCATTTCCGGCAATCGGCGAGCCACGCTGTTCAATACGCCCAGCAGCCTGGGCAAGCCCTTCGTACCCGACCGCTGA
- a CDS encoding ABC transporter permease has protein sequence MRLELVKRTEKSRLMSVLSPVVAVALTVVFAGIVFAAQGHSPLTGIWYFFLEPITSLWGLEQLITKATPLVIIALGLSVCYLSNNWNIGAEGQLTIGAIVGSILPILFPNFVSPVVLPLMLLMAMAGGALFALIPAKLKTVFGTNEILTSLMLVYCSNLFLDWMVRGPWRSPQGYNFPITIDFHEWAVLNAVDVGGIYLNLSAPIALLLVVVLAVVMRSTLKGFEIRVLGQSPRAGSFAGFSNRRMTAFAFALSGALAGLAGIMVVMSEIGKLQPVISPGYGFTAIIVAFLGRLNPVGILIAGLVIASSYLGGEAIQTSLQMSSKLATVIQGVLLFFVLAADTLILYKVRLVTGREGEGAHA, from the coding sequence ATGCGCCTGGAACTGGTCAAGCGGACCGAGAAGAGCCGGCTGATGAGCGTGTTGTCACCTGTCGTCGCCGTGGCGCTGACGGTGGTGTTCGCCGGGATCGTTTTTGCCGCGCAGGGGCATAGCCCCCTTACGGGCATTTGGTATTTCTTCCTGGAGCCCATCACCTCGCTCTGGGGCCTCGAGCAGTTGATCACCAAGGCCACGCCGCTCGTCATCATCGCGCTCGGCCTTTCCGTCTGTTACCTCTCCAACAACTGGAATATCGGCGCCGAGGGGCAGCTCACCATCGGTGCCATCGTCGGATCGATCCTGCCGATCCTGTTTCCGAATTTCGTCAGTCCGGTGGTTCTGCCGCTGATGCTGTTGATGGCGATGGCCGGCGGCGCGCTGTTCGCGCTGATTCCCGCCAAGCTCAAGACCGTCTTCGGAACCAACGAGATCCTGACCAGCCTGATGCTGGTCTACTGCTCGAACCTGTTCCTGGACTGGATGGTCCGTGGCCCCTGGCGCAGCCCGCAAGGCTACAACTTCCCGATCACCATCGACTTCCACGAGTGGGCGGTGCTGAATGCCGTCGACGTCGGAGGCATCTATCTCAATCTCTCCGCGCCGATCGCTCTGCTCCTCGTCGTCGTCCTGGCGGTGGTGATGCGCTCGACGCTGAAGGGGTTCGAAATTCGCGTTCTGGGGCAGAGCCCGCGCGCGGGCTCCTTCGCCGGCTTCTCCAACCGCCGCATGACGGCTTTCGCCTTCGCCCTGTCGGGCGCGCTGGCCGGCCTTGCCGGCATAATGGTGGTGATGAGCGAGATCGGCAAACTGCAGCCGGTGATTTCGCCGGGTTACGGCTTCACGGCAATCATCGTCGCCTTTCTCGGTCGCCTCAATCCGGTGGGCATCCTGATCGCGGGCCTCGTCATCGCCTCTTCCTATCTTGGCGGCGAGGCCATTCAGACCTCCTTGCAGATGTCGTCCAAGCTCGCCACCGTCATCCAGGGCGTGCTGCTGTTCTTCGTGCTGGCTGCCGATACCCTGATCCTCTACAAGGTGCGCTTGGTCACCGGTCGCGAGGGGGAGGGCGCCCATGCTTGA
- a CDS encoding ABC transporter ATP-binding protein: MLRRVGGDTPLLEVRHVTKRFGNFTANDGVSLKIMPGEIHALLGENGAGKSTLVKIIYGSLQPNSGAILWKGQPVTVGSPAEARSLGVGMVFQHFSLFEALTVAENIALALPNCRATGELADTIARVSSNYGLPLDPNAHIADLSVGERQRVEIVRCLLQNPELIIMDEPTSVLTPQEADQLFVTLRRLAEEGCAILYISHRLEEVRALCHHATIMRRAKVVAEADPANETVNTLAQLMVGNEITRVTREKGKLGPEAILLKGLTQISQEAFGVSLQGINLSVRAGEIVAIAGIAGNGQKELFDALSGEELLDKEDMVIFAGEAAGLMDINERRLLGAAFVPEERLGHGAVPALKLSENVVLTRHGTGEGIARRGFTRFGKAGRIVETVTSLFDVRKGVVDPEARSLSGGNLQKFVVGREVERTPRILIVAQPTWGVDAGAAAVIRQSLIDLSRKGAAILVISQDLDEIFEIADRIAVMSRGYLSRAEDADTLTPEKVGLLMAGGAEKKGAAAA, from the coding sequence ATGCTCCGCCGGGTGGGGGGTGACACGCCGCTTCTTGAGGTCCGTCACGTTACCAAACGTTTTGGCAACTTTACCGCCAACGATGGCGTATCCCTGAAGATCATGCCCGGCGAAATCCATGCGCTGCTCGGCGAGAACGGCGCGGGAAAGTCGACGCTGGTCAAGATCATCTACGGTTCGCTGCAGCCCAACAGCGGCGCAATTCTGTGGAAGGGGCAGCCGGTGACGGTGGGCTCTCCGGCCGAGGCCCGTTCGCTCGGCGTCGGCATGGTGTTCCAGCATTTCTCCCTGTTCGAGGCGCTGACGGTGGCCGAGAACATCGCCCTGGCGCTTCCCAATTGCAGGGCGACGGGCGAACTTGCCGACACCATCGCCCGCGTTTCCAGCAATTACGGCCTGCCGCTCGACCCGAACGCCCATATCGCCGACCTGTCGGTGGGCGAAAGGCAGCGCGTCGAGATCGTTCGCTGCCTTTTGCAAAATCCCGAACTGATCATCATGGACGAGCCGACGTCGGTGCTGACGCCTCAGGAGGCCGACCAGCTGTTCGTGACGCTGCGGCGCCTTGCCGAGGAAGGTTGCGCCATTCTCTACATCTCGCACCGCCTGGAGGAGGTGAGGGCGCTCTGCCACCACGCCACCATCATGCGCCGCGCCAAGGTGGTGGCCGAGGCGGACCCGGCCAACGAGACGGTGAACACGCTCGCTCAGCTGATGGTCGGCAACGAGATCACGCGCGTGACCCGCGAGAAGGGCAAGCTCGGACCGGAAGCCATCCTGCTCAAGGGCTTGACGCAGATCTCGCAGGAAGCCTTCGGCGTGTCGCTTCAGGGCATCAACCTGTCGGTTCGTGCCGGCGAGATCGTCGCCATCGCCGGTATCGCCGGCAATGGTCAGAAGGAACTGTTCGACGCGCTGTCGGGCGAGGAACTGCTCGACAAGGAAGACATGGTCATCTTCGCCGGCGAAGCGGCCGGGCTGATGGACATCAACGAGCGGCGCCTGCTCGGCGCGGCCTTCGTGCCGGAGGAACGCCTCGGCCATGGTGCCGTCCCAGCACTGAAGCTGTCCGAAAATGTCGTGCTCACCCGGCATGGTACCGGCGAAGGCATCGCCCGGCGCGGGTTCACCCGCTTCGGCAAGGCCGGTCGCATCGTCGAGACGGTCACCAGTCTGTTCGACGTCCGCAAGGGCGTGGTCGACCCCGAGGCTCGGTCGCTGTCGGGCGGCAACCTGCAGAAGTTCGTCGTCGGGCGCGAGGTGGAGCGTACGCCGAGGATCCTGATCGTCGCCCAGCCCACCTGGGGTGTGGATGCCGGCGCGGCGGCCGTGATCCGGCAGTCGCTGATCGATCTGTCGCGCAAGGGCGCCGCCATTCTGGTCATTTCGCAGGATCTCGACGAAATCTTCGAGATCGCCGATCGCATCGCGGTCATGTCGCGCGGTTATCTGTCGCGGGCGGAAGATGCCGATACGCTGACGCCGGAAAAGGTCGGCCTGCTGATGGCCGGCGGCGCCGAGAAAAAGGGAGCGGCGGCGGCATGA
- the xdhC gene encoding xanthine dehydrogenase accessory protein XdhC produces the protein MKEIFAPLHRLLTRDGVAALVTVVGAKGSTPREAGARMVVSIAGAISGTVGGGRLELDAMERAIAALHAGQDGSERLDLALGPSIGQCCGGAVSVMIETFTIARLAAVAELARAETAGPFQTTGRCVGSAPIERAVIGAERREPTAIIDDGRIDESFGEPLRELLLFGAGHVGRAVVLALAPLPFHVRWIDERPHAFPNLPLARLDQVVAGTPAAELKAAPADAFVLIMTHDHGLDLDILHAALSEDRFPYVGLIGSRTKRARFEHRLAELGHPETHIRAFTCPIGVPGITSKEPEHIAVSVVAELLIVDEKLRRTPDRTFVAGGAVVSSEIKQPAHLFGHSG, from the coding sequence ATGAAAGAGATCTTCGCCCCGCTTCATCGTCTCCTGACCCGTGACGGCGTCGCGGCTCTGGTGACGGTTGTCGGGGCGAAAGGGTCGACGCCGCGCGAAGCCGGCGCTCGCATGGTGGTGTCGATCGCTGGCGCGATCTCCGGTACCGTCGGCGGCGGCAGGCTGGAACTCGATGCGATGGAGCGCGCCATCGCAGCCCTGCATGCGGGGCAAGACGGCAGCGAGCGTCTCGATCTGGCCCTTGGTCCCTCCATTGGCCAGTGTTGCGGCGGCGCCGTCAGCGTGATGATCGAGACCTTCACGATTGCCCGGCTGGCCGCTGTCGCGGAACTCGCGAGGGCCGAGACAGCGGGGCCTTTCCAGACGACCGGCCGTTGCGTCGGCAGCGCCCCGATCGAGCGGGCCGTGATCGGGGCCGAGCGACGCGAGCCGACAGCCATCATCGACGATGGCCGGATCGACGAGAGTTTTGGCGAGCCCTTGCGCGAGTTGCTGCTGTTCGGCGCCGGACACGTGGGGAGGGCCGTGGTGCTGGCGCTGGCGCCGCTGCCGTTCCATGTCCGCTGGATCGACGAACGGCCGCACGCTTTTCCCAATCTGCCGCTTGCCCGGCTCGACCAGGTGGTCGCCGGCACGCCGGCGGCGGAGCTCAAGGCCGCTCCCGCCGATGCCTTCGTGTTGATCATGACCCACGACCACGGCCTCGATCTCGATATTCTGCACGCGGCCTTGTCGGAGGACCGATTCCCCTACGTCGGATTGATCGGCTCGCGCACCAAGCGTGCTCGCTTCGAGCACCGCCTCGCCGAACTCGGCCATCCGGAAACTCATATCAGGGCTTTCACCTGCCCGATCGGTGTACCGGGGATAACCTCGAAAGAACCCGAGCATATCGCCGTTTCCGTTGTGGCAGAGCTGTTGATTGTCGACGAGAAACTGCGTAGGACCCCCGACAGGACGTTCGTTGCCGGAGGGGCGGTCGTTAGCTCAGAAATTAAGCAGCCTGCCCATTTATTCGGACATTCCGGCTGA
- the xdhB gene encoding xanthine dehydrogenase molybdopterin binding subunit: MNAPESEIPEAAVERVVHRSTAHDSAVLHVTGRAIYIDDMVEPTGTLHLAPGFCPDMARGRIRDIDLSRVRQAPGVVAVLTAADIPGRNDWSTSIGGDPILADKEVEFWGEVLFCVVAETRDAARRATRLALFEGEAEPPVLTVEEAKAKGLRVLDDYGYGRGDVARSFASAQRRFDGVIRNGGQEHFYLEGQVALAIPGETGDVHVYSSTQHPSEVQHCVAHMLGLPSAMVTVEVRRMGGGFGGKESQASQWACLAALGARVTGRPCKLRLDRDDDMVMTGKRHDMTTAFSVAYDSSGKILAADIDFMARCGYSADLSGGVNDRTLFHADNAYFYPNVALKSERLKTNTVTNTAFRGFGGPQGVLAAERIMDTLAIVTGIDPLEIRKRNFYGPGRDVTPYGQKVEDNILPELVADLERSCDYSKRRQECRAFNSKNRILRKGIALTPLKFGIAFTLTHLNQAGALVHVYADGSVHLNHGGTEMGQGLNTKVAQVAAEAFGIPLDRVRITATNTSKVPNTSATAASSGSDLNGMAALAACDEIKQRMIAHLTATTNAPPESVVFADGRVSHAGGSLSFADLAKSCYEGRVQLSASGFYSTPKIHWDRQKAEGRPFLYFAYGAACAEVTIDTMTGEMKVDRVDILHDCGRSLNPAIDIGQIEGAFVQGMGWLTTEELVWDDKGRLATHAPSTYKIPTAGDVPTVFNTRLWEGANREETIHSSKAVGEPPLMLACSVFSAVFDAVASLKPGAVPPLDAPTTPEAIMRAVSVMRRGEA; the protein is encoded by the coding sequence ATGAACGCGCCGGAGTCCGAGATTCCCGAGGCGGCCGTCGAACGAGTCGTCCATCGCTCGACCGCCCATGACAGCGCCGTGCTGCATGTCACCGGTCGCGCCATCTATATCGACGACATGGTCGAGCCGACCGGTACGTTGCACCTTGCGCCGGGCTTCTGCCCGGACATGGCGCGCGGCCGCATCCGCGACATCGATCTGTCCCGCGTCCGGCAGGCGCCGGGCGTCGTCGCCGTGCTGACGGCGGCAGATATTCCCGGCCGCAACGACTGGTCGACGTCGATCGGCGGCGACCCGATCCTCGCCGACAAGGAGGTGGAGTTCTGGGGCGAGGTACTGTTCTGCGTCGTGGCCGAGACGCGCGACGCTGCCCGCCGGGCGACGCGGCTGGCTCTGTTCGAGGGCGAGGCGGAGCCGCCGGTGCTGACGGTCGAGGAGGCGAAGGCCAAGGGGCTGCGCGTGCTCGATGACTACGGCTATGGCCGTGGCGACGTCGCGCGCTCCTTCGCCAGCGCCCAGCGGCGATTCGACGGCGTCATCCGCAACGGCGGGCAGGAGCATTTCTACCTCGAAGGGCAGGTCGCCCTGGCGATTCCCGGCGAGACGGGCGACGTGCACGTCTATTCGTCGACCCAGCACCCGTCCGAGGTCCAGCATTGCGTCGCCCACATGCTCGGCCTGCCGAGCGCCATGGTGACGGTGGAAGTCCGGCGCATGGGCGGCGGCTTCGGCGGCAAGGAAAGCCAGGCGAGCCAGTGGGCGTGTCTTGCCGCGCTGGGTGCGAGGGTTACGGGGCGGCCGTGCAAGCTCCGGCTCGACCGCGACGACGACATGGTGATGACCGGCAAGCGGCATGACATGACGACGGCCTTCTCCGTCGCCTACGACAGCTCGGGCAAGATCCTGGCCGCCGACATCGATTTCATGGCCCGCTGCGGCTACTCGGCCGACCTCTCGGGGGGCGTCAACGACCGCACGCTGTTCCACGCCGACAATGCCTATTTCTATCCCAACGTCGCGCTGAAGTCGGAGCGGCTGAAGACCAACACGGTGACCAACACCGCCTTCCGCGGTTTCGGCGGCCCGCAGGGCGTCCTCGCCGCCGAGCGCATCATGGACACGCTCGCCATCGTCACCGGCATCGATCCGCTGGAGATCCGAAAGCGCAACTTCTACGGCCCCGGCCGCGATGTGACTCCCTACGGCCAGAAGGTCGAGGACAACATCCTGCCCGAACTGGTGGCCGATCTCGAGCGCTCCTGCGATTACTCCAAGCGCCGGCAGGAATGCCGCGCCTTCAACTCGAAGAATCGCATTCTTCGCAAGGGCATCGCGCTGACGCCGCTCAAGTTCGGCATCGCCTTCACGCTGACCCATCTCAACCAGGCGGGAGCATTGGTGCACGTGTACGCCGACGGTTCGGTCCATCTGAACCATGGCGGCACCGAGATGGGGCAGGGGCTCAACACCAAGGTGGCGCAGGTGGCGGCCGAAGCGTTCGGCATACCGCTCGACCGGGTGCGTATCACGGCCACCAACACGTCCAAGGTGCCGAACACGTCGGCGACGGCCGCCTCGTCCGGCTCAGATCTCAACGGCATGGCGGCGCTCGCCGCCTGCGACGAGATCAAGCAGCGGATGATCGCCCATCTGACGGCGACAACCAATGCGCCGCCGGAGAGCGTGGTGTTTGCCGACGGCCGTGTTAGTCATGCCGGCGGCTCGCTGTCCTTCGCCGATCTGGCCAAGTCCTGCTACGAGGGCCGCGTCCAGCTTTCCGCTTCCGGGTTCTATTCCACGCCCAAGATCCACTGGGATCGCCAGAAGGCGGAGGGGCGTCCGTTCCTGTATTTCGCCTACGGAGCTGCCTGCGCCGAGGTGACCATCGACACCATGACGGGCGAGATGAAGGTCGATCGGGTGGACATCCTCCACGACTGCGGCCGATCTCTCAATCCGGCGATCGACATCGGTCAGATCGAGGGCGCCTTCGTCCAGGGCATGGGCTGGCTGACCACCGAGGAACTGGTGTGGGACGACAAAGGCCGGCTCGCGACGCATGCGCCGTCCACCTACAAGATCCCGACGGCCGGCGACGTGCCGACCGTCTTCAACACCCGCCTCTGGGAAGGCGCCAACCGCGAAGAGACCATCCATTCCTCCAAGGCGGTTGGCGAGCCACCGCTGATGCTGGCTTGCTCGGTGTTTTCGGCTGTCTTCGACGCGGTCGCCAGCCTGAAGCCCGGCGCGGTTCCGCCACTTGACGCGCCGACGACGCCCGAGGCGATCATGCGGGCCGTGTCGGTCATGCGGCGGGGCGAGGCATGA